GTTGGTACGGCAACAGAATCAGTCATTCGCCTTTTATCGGAGTTTAAAAACGAACGGTATATTGATATTAGTGGGAAAAAAATAGCCATTCTAAATGCAAAAGCTTTAGAAAAAATTGCATTTTGAGATAAGAAGATAGAATAATACATGTTGAATAGGAAATAAGTTCCCTTTGATGCATCGTAAAGCATATTTTTGTTTGATCATTCTTGTTTTACTATCAAGCTGTAAAACAGCAAAGAGATCTGTTACCACACAAAAAACACCTGCGAAATCACATGGTGTATCGAAACCGAGTACCCATGCAATAAAAACCTCATCCCGTTACCCGGCAGTTGAATATTATGGAGATAGTTGGAATACGGAACATGTCCGTTATTCTTCAGACCCGAAGCCGTCGGGAACTGTTCATTTAAATATGATTCCATCAGGAACCAGCGATTTCGTGATACCGGCTTGCGGAAGGATTTCTTCTGAATTCGGTCCGCGTAACGGGAGTATGCACACAGGGATTGATGTTAAAGTAGAACTGAATGATCCTGTTTATTGTGCTTTTGATGGGATGGTGCGCATGGCTACGACTTATAGTGCTTATGGCAAGATGGTGGTTGTTCGTCATGAGAATGGCCTGGAGACTTTATATAGCCATCTGAATACAATTGCAGTAAAAGTAAATCAACGTGTTAAAGCTGGAGATCGAATCGGTGGTGGAGGAAAAACAGGGCGTGCTACCGGTGTACACCTTCATTTCGAGACCCGTTTCAAAGGGGAACCTTTTAATCCCAGATTGGTGATTGATTTTGAAAAGTGTAGATTGAAAACAAATACTTTAGTCCTGAACGAGGACAGCTATAAACTGTATAATAAAAACCTGCAATTAGCATCGTCCGCTCCAAAACAACCTGCTAAAGAAAAGCAGGAAGTAAAAAAAACAGCTGTTCGTCCGGTCAGGCAAGTCGAGCATGTGGTGGTAAAAGGGGATACATTATATAATATATCACAACGTTATGGAACTACTGTCGATTCACTTCGCAGGGTCAATAATTTGTCACAGGGGGCTGCTATACAGATTGGGCAGAAATTAGTAGTGGAAACCAACAAATAATTACAACAAAAATACCATAAAGAATATCTTTATAAAATAATACAATATCGAGTCTTGATTAATATTCTCATTTCTAATCAGATATATATTATTTGGTAAAAAAATAAAGTTTCTTCTAAAAAAATAGTTCTGGATTTAAATTTTTAGTTTACATTTGTTGTGAAATATTTCATGTTGTATTCAACGCGCGGAATACAACGCAGTCATGATTGAGTCGTTAATTGTAAAAAACAAGTTTATGAACAAGGTATTGACCAAAGCAGAAGAGCAGGTAATGCAGACTTTATGGAAATTGGAACGTGCCGGATTAAAAGCGGTAACGGATTCGATGCCTGATCCCAAGCCACATACTAGTACAGTGGCCACCATACTGAAGATCCTTTCGGAAAAAGGTTTTATTCATGTCGAACCTATTGGACGCATGCACTTTTATTCGCCGGCCATCAGCAAAGAAGAATATTCCGGTAAGCGGATAGAAGGTATTGCATATTCATATTTTGATGGTTCCTTTAACCAGGTGATTTCACATATGGTGAAAAGTAAAAACGTAAGTATTGAAGATCTGGAGCTGCTGATTGCCCAATTGAAGGGTAAAAAGTAGATATTCTGAACGTAATGCTTAAT
The sequence above is drawn from the Bacteroidales bacterium genome and encodes:
- a CDS encoding peptidoglycan DD-metalloendopeptidase family protein — translated: MHRKAYFCLIILVLLSSCKTAKRSVTTQKTPAKSHGVSKPSTHAIKTSSRYPAVEYYGDSWNTEHVRYSSDPKPSGTVHLNMIPSGTSDFVIPACGRISSEFGPRNGSMHTGIDVKVELNDPVYCAFDGMVRMATTYSAYGKMVVVRHENGLETLYSHLNTIAVKVNQRVKAGDRIGGGGKTGRATGVHLHFETRFKGEPFNPRLVIDFEKCRLKTNTLVLNEDSYKLYNKNLQLASSAPKQPAKEKQEVKKTAVRPVRQVEHVVVKGDTLYNISQRYGTTVDSLRRVNNLSQGAAIQIGQKLVVETNK
- a CDS encoding BlaI/MecI/CopY family transcriptional regulator, which translates into the protein MNKVLTKAEEQVMQTLWKLERAGLKAVTDSMPDPKPHTSTVATILKILSEKGFIHVEPIGRMHFYSPAISKEEYSGKRIEGIAYSYFDGSFNQVISHMVKSKNVSIEDLELLIAQLKGKK